From Pseudarthrobacter equi, a single genomic window includes:
- the arc gene encoding proteasome ATPase, producing METPNQDSGRTPAEQFAANDLSVADRQVNILRDKLRHIDRQLAAATQNNTKLVSMLETAKAEILRLKNALDQEGQPPYSFGTILQLNPRRQPAPGSSGQAATEESADIFNAGRKMRVGLSPLVNINQLAVGQEVLLNEALLIVAGLGYERAGELATLKEMLGADRALVVGRADEERVVRLSGALLAQKLRVGDALSIDSRTGYALEKVPRSEVENLVLEEVPDITYEDIGGLGPQIEQIRDAVELPFLHPDLYREHGLKAPKGILLYGPPGCGKTLIAKAVANSLAARAAERSGNVDLKSYFLNIKGPELLDKYVGETERHIRLIFARAREKASDGSPVVVFFDEMDSLFRTRGTGISSDVETTIVPQLLSEIDGVERLDNVIVIGASNREDMIDPAILRPGRLDVKVKIHRPDAEAAADIFNKYITPDLPFHESDLAEHNGDVQATVDAMVQRTVEAMYSTDKSNEFLEVTYANGDTEMLYFKDFNSGAVVQNVVDRAKKYAIKDLLTSQQKGLRIEHLLRAVVDEFREHEDMPNTTNPDDWARISGKKGERITYIRTIVQGKAGQEPGKSIETTPTTGQYL from the coding sequence ATGGAGACACCGAACCAGGACTCCGGACGTACACCGGCAGAGCAATTTGCCGCCAATGACCTCTCGGTTGCCGACCGCCAGGTCAACATCCTCCGGGACAAACTCAGGCACATCGACCGCCAGTTGGCTGCGGCAACGCAGAACAACACCAAGCTGGTCAGCATGCTTGAAACAGCGAAGGCGGAGATCCTCCGCCTTAAGAACGCGCTGGACCAGGAGGGGCAGCCACCTTACAGCTTCGGCACCATCCTGCAGCTGAACCCGCGGCGGCAACCGGCCCCGGGCAGCAGCGGGCAGGCGGCCACGGAGGAGTCAGCGGACATCTTCAACGCAGGCCGGAAGATGCGCGTCGGCCTCAGCCCCCTGGTGAACATCAACCAGCTTGCCGTGGGGCAGGAGGTCCTGCTGAATGAGGCCCTGCTGATAGTGGCGGGCCTGGGCTACGAACGTGCCGGCGAGCTCGCCACGCTCAAGGAAATGCTCGGGGCGGACAGGGCACTCGTGGTGGGCCGGGCCGACGAAGAACGCGTGGTCCGGCTCTCGGGTGCCCTGTTGGCACAGAAGCTCCGCGTGGGCGATGCCCTGTCCATCGATTCACGGACAGGGTACGCACTGGAGAAGGTGCCCCGCTCAGAGGTGGAGAACCTCGTCCTCGAAGAAGTTCCGGACATCACTTACGAGGACATCGGCGGCCTTGGCCCGCAGATCGAACAAATCCGTGACGCCGTGGAGCTGCCGTTCCTCCACCCCGACCTCTACCGTGAGCACGGCCTGAAGGCCCCCAAGGGCATCCTCCTCTACGGCCCCCCGGGCTGCGGCAAGACCCTGATCGCCAAGGCGGTGGCCAACTCGCTGGCAGCCCGCGCCGCCGAGCGCTCCGGCAACGTGGACCTGAAAAGCTACTTCCTGAACATCAAGGGCCCGGAGCTGCTCGACAAGTACGTGGGCGAAACGGAGCGCCACATCCGGTTGATCTTCGCCCGTGCCCGTGAAAAGGCGTCGGACGGCAGCCCCGTTGTGGTCTTTTTCGACGAGATGGATTCGCTGTTCCGGACCAGGGGCACAGGCATCTCATCCGACGTCGAGACCACCATCGTCCCGCAGCTGCTCAGCGAGATCGACGGCGTGGAACGGCTGGACAACGTGATCGTGATCGGGGCCTCGAACCGCGAGGACATGATCGATCCCGCCATCCTCCGGCCCGGCCGCCTGGACGTCAAAGTCAAGATCCACCGACCCGATGCCGAAGCGGCTGCGGACATCTTCAACAAATACATCACACCGGACCTGCCGTTCCACGAGTCTGACCTTGCCGAGCACAACGGCGACGTGCAGGCCACAGTGGACGCCATGGTGCAGCGGACCGTGGAGGCCATGTACTCCACCGACAAGTCCAACGAGTTCCTCGAAGTGACCTACGCAAACGGGGACACTGAGATGCTGTACTTCAAGGACTTCAACTCCGGCGCCGTCGTCCAGAACGTGGTGGACCGTGCCAAGAAGTACGCCATCAAGGACCTGCTCACCAGCCAGCAGAAGGGGCTTCGGATCGAGCACCTGCTGCGTGCAGTGGTTGATGAGTTCCGGGAGCACGAAGACATGCCCAACACCACCAACCCTGATGACTGGGCAAGGATCTCCGGCAAGAAGGGCGAACGGATCACCTACATCCGGACGATTGTCCAGGGCAAGGCCGGGCAGGAACCCGGCAAGTCCATCGAAACCACGCCCACCACCGGACAGTATCTGTGA